The following coding sequences lie in one Maylandia zebra isolate NMK-2024a linkage group LG14, Mzebra_GT3a, whole genome shotgun sequence genomic window:
- the apbb1 gene encoding amyloid beta precursor protein binding family B member 1 isoform X2, which produces MGGHDDEDMTYVVNKQKQDEELKNKLNDGSHWCDQESTGNNAKWVKEGQNQLRKVAENQQDQDHNCNINQNGNREDFPHQNTTQEDQQGNEEQTKSPKIQMTPGLSQEESKNILNEPLLIDTLESTEEKDKEREEDDKEKESKLEDDEETSGDTRGEKLAEEESNVESQRVGRNACLLFSNMNGTPSDEESSWPALSQDNTADSSPNGNRESFWDSSAFETDTDLPSGWMRVRDTSGTYYWHIPTGTTQWEPPSPLGKVGDSMMSSTMSLETTPCEEPEESWAQLSSTDEGAGEGELWKEEGEVASDQSLKEFEGATLRYASINLNYNCSQSEDEEKLAPLCTDLETKCFAVRSLGWVEMSEDDMAPGKSSVAVNNCIRQLSYHKHNLHDTAGIWGEGKDMLMVLENDTMKLIDPLGQTLLHAQPIGSIRVWGVGRDNGRDFAYVARDNLTQVLKCHVFRCDSPAKNIATSLHEMCSKIMMERKASKPGVSRLNSDPGKPVVIPVEEFPAPKNELFQRFRVYYLGNQPVAKPVGMDIVNETLETAMNGRDKNDWTPVFVNVAPATLTILSRQDEEVLSECRVRFLSFMGVGKDVHTFAFIMAEGPHDFTCHMFWCEPNAASLSEAVQAACMLRYQKCLDARPPSLASCLPTPPADSVARRVKKGMQSLLGSFKSYRL; this is translated from the exons ATGGGTGGTCATGATGATGAAGATATGACATATGTTGTGAATAAACAGAAGCAAGACGAAGAGCTAAAGAACAAACTGAATGACGGCAGCCACTGGTGCGACCAGGAGTCCACCGGCAACAATGCCAAGTGGGTCAAGGAAGGCCAAAACCAGCTGCGGAAAGTAGCGGAGAACCAGCAGGACCAAGACCACAACTGCAATATCAATCAGAATGGGAACAGGGAAGACTTCCCTCACCAGAACACCACTCAGGAAGATCAACAGGGTAACGAGGAGCAGACCAAGTCTCCCAAAATCCAAATGACCCCTGGTCTCAGTCAGGAGGAGTCAAAGAACATCCTTAATGAGCCGCTTCTCATTGACACCCTGGAATCCACagaagagaaagataaagagagagaagaggatgaCAAAGAGAAGGAAAGTAAATTGGAAGACGATGAAGAAACATCAGGTGACACCAGAGGAGAGAAACTGGCAGAAGAAGAGAGTAATGTGGAGTCTCAGAGAGTGGGGAGGAACGCTTGCCTGCTTTTTTCCAACATGAACGGGACACCAAGTGATGAAGAGTCCAGCTGGCCTGCTCTGTCTCAGGACAACACAGCTGACAGCTCTCCAAATGGCAACAGAg AGTCTTTCTGGGATTCCAGCGCTTTTGAGACGGACACAGACCTGCCCTCGGGATGGATGAGGGTGCGAGATACATCGGGCACGTACTACTGGCACATTCCCACAGGCACCACTCAGTGGGAGCCTCCTTCACCCCTGGGTAAAGTTGGGGACTCCATGATGTCCTCCACGATGTCCCTGGAGACTACGCCCTGCGAGGAACCTGAG GAATCTTGGGCCCAACTGTCCAGCACTGATGAAGGTGCTGGTGAAGGGGAACTGTGGAAG GAGGAGGGAGAAGTTGCATCTGATCAAAGTCTGAAGGAGTTTGAAGGAGCAACTTTACGCTATGCATCTATCAACCTGAA TTATAATTGCTCCCAATCTGAGGATGAAGAGAAGCTTGCTCCACTCTGCACAGACTTAGAAACTAAG TGTTTCGCAGTGCGCTCTCTGGGCTGGGTTGAGATGTCTGAGGACGACATGGCACCTGGCAAGAGTAGTGTCGCTGTCAACAACTGCATCAGGCAGCTCTCTTATCACAAACACAACCTTCATGACACCGCTGGGATCTGGGGAGAG GGTAAAGACATGCTAATGGTCCTGGAGAATGACACCATGAAGTTGATCGACCCACTGGGCCAGACTTTGCTTCATGCTCAGCCGATTGGCAGCATCCGGGTCTGGGGTGTCGGCAGAGACAACGGCAG GGATTTTGCTTATGTTGCACGAGACAACCTGACCCAAGTTCTGAAGTGTCACGTTTTCCGCTGCGACTCGCCCGCCAAGAACATTGCCACCAGCTTACATGAGATGTGTTCAAAG ATAATGATGGAGAGAAAGGCCTCCAAGCCAGGGGTGAGCAGGCTCAACTCTGACCCAGGCAAACCTGTGGTCATCCCTGTTGAAG AGTTTCCAGCTCCAAAAAATGAACTCTTCCAGCGCTTCCGTGTTTATTACCTGGGCAATCAGCCTGTGGCTAAACCCGTTG GTATGGACATAGTCAATGAAACACTAGAGACAGCAATGAATGGCAGAGATAAAAATGACTGGACTCCTGTCTTTGTGAATGTTGCACCAGCCACCCTCACAATACTTTCACGACAG GATGAGGAGGTGCTGTCAGAGTGCAGGGTGCGTTTCCTGTCTTTCATGGGTGTGGGGAAGGACGTCCACACCTTTGCGTTCATCATGGCGGAAGGTCCCCACGATTTCACCTGTCACATGTTTTGGTGTGAACCCAATGCGGCCAGTCTGAGTGAGGCCGTGCAGGCTGCCTGCATG CTTCGCTACCAGAAATGTTTGGATGCACGTCCGCCCAGCCTCGCCTCCTGCCTGCCCACGCCTCCTGCCGACTCTGTGGCTCGCCGCGTCAAGAAAGGCATGCAGAGTCTGCTCGGCAGCTTCAAGAGCTACAG GTTGTAA
- the apbb1 gene encoding amyloid beta precursor protein binding family B member 1 isoform X1 — MGGHDDEDMTYVVNKQKQDEELKNKLNDGSHWCDQESTGNNAKWVKEGQNQLRKVAENQQDQDHNCNINQNGNREDFPHQNTTQEDQQGNEEQTKSPKIQMTPGLSQEESKNILNEPLLIDTLESTEEKDKEREEDDKEKESKLEDDEETSGDTRGEKLAEEESNVESQRVGRNACLLFSNMNGTPSDEESSWPALSQDNTADSSPNGNRESFWDSSAFETDTDLPSGWMRVRDTSGTYYWHIPTGTTQWEPPSPLGKVGDSMMSSTMSLETTPCEEPEESWAQLSSTDEGAGEGELWKEEGEVASDQSLKEFEGATLRYASINLNYNCSQSEDEEKLAPLCTDLETKCFAVRSLGWVEMSEDDMAPGKSSVAVNNCIRQLSYHKHNLHDTAGIWGEGKDMLMVLENDTMKLIDPLGQTLLHAQPIGSIRVWGVGRDNGRDFAYVARDNLTQVLKCHVFRCDSPAKNIATSLHEMCSKIMMERKASKPGVSRLNSDPGKPVVIPVEEFPAPKNELFQRFRVYYLGNQPVAKPVGMDIVNETLETAMNGRDKNDWTPVFVNVAPATLTILSRQDEEVLSECRVRFLSFMGVGKDVHTFAFIMAEGPHDFTCHMFWCEPNAASLSEAVQAACMLRYQKCLDARPPSLASCLPTPPADSVARRVKKGMQSLLGSFKSYRSGSQSP; from the exons ATGGGTGGTCATGATGATGAAGATATGACATATGTTGTGAATAAACAGAAGCAAGACGAAGAGCTAAAGAACAAACTGAATGACGGCAGCCACTGGTGCGACCAGGAGTCCACCGGCAACAATGCCAAGTGGGTCAAGGAAGGCCAAAACCAGCTGCGGAAAGTAGCGGAGAACCAGCAGGACCAAGACCACAACTGCAATATCAATCAGAATGGGAACAGGGAAGACTTCCCTCACCAGAACACCACTCAGGAAGATCAACAGGGTAACGAGGAGCAGACCAAGTCTCCCAAAATCCAAATGACCCCTGGTCTCAGTCAGGAGGAGTCAAAGAACATCCTTAATGAGCCGCTTCTCATTGACACCCTGGAATCCACagaagagaaagataaagagagagaagaggatgaCAAAGAGAAGGAAAGTAAATTGGAAGACGATGAAGAAACATCAGGTGACACCAGAGGAGAGAAACTGGCAGAAGAAGAGAGTAATGTGGAGTCTCAGAGAGTGGGGAGGAACGCTTGCCTGCTTTTTTCCAACATGAACGGGACACCAAGTGATGAAGAGTCCAGCTGGCCTGCTCTGTCTCAGGACAACACAGCTGACAGCTCTCCAAATGGCAACAGAg AGTCTTTCTGGGATTCCAGCGCTTTTGAGACGGACACAGACCTGCCCTCGGGATGGATGAGGGTGCGAGATACATCGGGCACGTACTACTGGCACATTCCCACAGGCACCACTCAGTGGGAGCCTCCTTCACCCCTGGGTAAAGTTGGGGACTCCATGATGTCCTCCACGATGTCCCTGGAGACTACGCCCTGCGAGGAACCTGAG GAATCTTGGGCCCAACTGTCCAGCACTGATGAAGGTGCTGGTGAAGGGGAACTGTGGAAG GAGGAGGGAGAAGTTGCATCTGATCAAAGTCTGAAGGAGTTTGAAGGAGCAACTTTACGCTATGCATCTATCAACCTGAA TTATAATTGCTCCCAATCTGAGGATGAAGAGAAGCTTGCTCCACTCTGCACAGACTTAGAAACTAAG TGTTTCGCAGTGCGCTCTCTGGGCTGGGTTGAGATGTCTGAGGACGACATGGCACCTGGCAAGAGTAGTGTCGCTGTCAACAACTGCATCAGGCAGCTCTCTTATCACAAACACAACCTTCATGACACCGCTGGGATCTGGGGAGAG GGTAAAGACATGCTAATGGTCCTGGAGAATGACACCATGAAGTTGATCGACCCACTGGGCCAGACTTTGCTTCATGCTCAGCCGATTGGCAGCATCCGGGTCTGGGGTGTCGGCAGAGACAACGGCAG GGATTTTGCTTATGTTGCACGAGACAACCTGACCCAAGTTCTGAAGTGTCACGTTTTCCGCTGCGACTCGCCCGCCAAGAACATTGCCACCAGCTTACATGAGATGTGTTCAAAG ATAATGATGGAGAGAAAGGCCTCCAAGCCAGGGGTGAGCAGGCTCAACTCTGACCCAGGCAAACCTGTGGTCATCCCTGTTGAAG AGTTTCCAGCTCCAAAAAATGAACTCTTCCAGCGCTTCCGTGTTTATTACCTGGGCAATCAGCCTGTGGCTAAACCCGTTG GTATGGACATAGTCAATGAAACACTAGAGACAGCAATGAATGGCAGAGATAAAAATGACTGGACTCCTGTCTTTGTGAATGTTGCACCAGCCACCCTCACAATACTTTCACGACAG GATGAGGAGGTGCTGTCAGAGTGCAGGGTGCGTTTCCTGTCTTTCATGGGTGTGGGGAAGGACGTCCACACCTTTGCGTTCATCATGGCGGAAGGTCCCCACGATTTCACCTGTCACATGTTTTGGTGTGAACCCAATGCGGCCAGTCTGAGTGAGGCCGTGCAGGCTGCCTGCATG CTTCGCTACCAGAAATGTTTGGATGCACGTCCGCCCAGCCTCGCCTCCTGCCTGCCCACGCCTCCTGCCGACTCTGTGGCTCGCCGCGTCAAGAAAGGCATGCAGAGTCTGCTCGGCAGCTTCAAGAGCTACAGGTCAGGATCTCAGTCCCCGTGA